In Idiomarina sp. PL1-037, a single genomic region encodes these proteins:
- the tgt gene encoding tRNA guanosine(34) transglycosylase Tgt, whose amino-acid sequence MKFELDKTSGRARRGRMVFERGTVETPAFMPVGTLGTIKGMTPEEVKDTGAQICLGNTFHLMLRPGTQIIQQHGDLHDFMNWDKPILTDSGGFQVFSLGELRKITEEGVTFRSPINGEKILLTPEKSMQVQRELGSDIVMIFDECTPFPATQAEARSSMELSLRWAERSKQEHGESKAALFGIIQGGMYEELRDISLKGLTDIGFDGYAIGGLSVGEPKEDMMRILEHTAPQMPEQKPRYLMGVGKPEDLVEAVRRGIDMFDCVMPTRNARNGHLFISTGVVKIRNAVHRTDTSPLDENCDCYTCKNYSRAYLHHLDRTNEMLGSRLNTIHNLRFYQKVMSDMRDALDAGTFDDYVKEFYRLRDQSVPALD is encoded by the coding sequence ATGAAATTTGAATTAGACAAAACCAGTGGTCGCGCGCGTCGTGGGCGCATGGTATTTGAACGTGGAACCGTAGAAACACCAGCGTTCATGCCGGTAGGTACTCTGGGTACCATAAAAGGTATGACACCAGAAGAGGTAAAAGACACTGGCGCACAAATCTGCCTGGGCAATACCTTTCACCTAATGCTGCGCCCGGGTACGCAAATTATTCAGCAGCACGGTGACTTGCATGACTTTATGAACTGGGACAAACCTATTCTGACTGACTCAGGCGGTTTTCAGGTGTTCAGTTTGGGTGAGCTTCGCAAAATTACCGAAGAGGGCGTGACTTTCCGTTCGCCCATTAACGGCGAGAAAATACTGCTGACCCCGGAAAAATCTATGCAGGTTCAACGCGAACTGGGCTCAGACATAGTCATGATATTTGACGAGTGCACGCCGTTTCCTGCCACGCAGGCTGAAGCGCGCAGTTCCATGGAATTATCGTTGCGCTGGGCTGAACGCTCTAAACAAGAGCACGGTGAGAGCAAAGCGGCGTTGTTCGGTATTATTCAGGGCGGCATGTACGAAGAGCTGCGCGATATTTCTCTGAAAGGTCTGACCGATATCGGGTTCGACGGTTACGCTATTGGTGGTTTATCAGTAGGTGAGCCGAAAGAAGATATGATGCGCATTTTAGAGCACACCGCACCGCAAATGCCCGAGCAGAAGCCTCGTTATTTAATGGGGGTAGGCAAGCCGGAAGACTTAGTTGAAGCCGTACGCCGCGGTATTGATATGTTCGACTGCGTTATGCCAACCCGTAATGCACGTAATGGTCACTTATTTATTAGCACCGGCGTAGTAAAAATCCGTAATGCAGTGCACCGTACGGACACATCTCCGCTGGATGAAAACTGTGACTGCTACACCTGTAAAAACTATTCGCGGGCGTATTTGCATCATTTGGATCGTACTAACGAGATGCTGGGGTCACGCCTGAACACCATTCACAACCTGCGCTTTTATCAAAAAGTAATGAGTGACATGCGTGACGCACTGGATGCCGGCACTTTCGATGACTACGTCAAAGAGTTTTACCGTTTAAGAGATCAGTCTGTCCCGGCACTGGACTGA